A window from Sulfurovum sp. TSL1 encodes these proteins:
- a CDS encoding TlyA family RNA methyltransferase encodes MRLDKYLVEEGYFESRNRANDAIKAGQVLIDGKKAKASSKVDENSIVEVEDTKFYVSRAARKLENFLAEHPMAFQGKKALDIGSSTGGFAQIVLENGVASLSCVDVGKDQLHISLRNNETLSLHEETDIREFQSDDAFELITCDVSFISILQIMDDIDRLSQKGTDIIILYKPQFEVGKDVKRDSRGVVQDLDAIARRKEAFEAQAEKLGWELNYQALSQVQGKEGNQEYLYHFRKSEK; translated from the coding sequence GTGAGACTGGATAAATATTTGGTAGAAGAGGGGTACTTTGAGAGCCGTAACCGTGCAAATGATGCGATAAAGGCCGGACAGGTCCTTATAGATGGCAAGAAGGCCAAGGCTTCATCTAAAGTAGATGAGAACAGCATAGTCGAAGTGGAAGATACGAAATTTTATGTAAGCCGTGCCGCCCGTAAGTTAGAGAACTTTTTGGCTGAGCATCCCATGGCGTTTCAAGGGAAAAAAGCGTTGGACATCGGATCGAGTACAGGTGGGTTCGCTCAGATCGTACTGGAAAACGGTGTGGCAAGTCTCTCCTGTGTGGATGTAGGCAAAGACCAGCTGCATATCTCGCTGCGCAACAATGAAACACTTTCATTGCATGAAGAGACAGATATACGTGAATTTCAAAGTGATGATGCATTTGAACTGATCACCTGTGATGTCTCGTTTATCTCTATCTTGCAGATCATGGATGATATAGACAGGCTTAGCCAGAAGGGTACAGATATCATTATACTTTACAAACCGCAGTTTGAAGTGGGTAAGGATGTAAAACGTGACAGCAGAGGTGTGGTACAGGATCTTGATGCGATAGCCAGACGAAAAGAGGCGTTTGAAGCCCAGGCTGAAAAGTTGGGATGGGAACTGAATTACCAGGCACTTTCACAGGTCCAGGGCAAAGAGGGCAATCAAGAGTATCTCTATCATTTTAGAAAAAGTGAGAAGTAG
- a CDS encoding bifunctional riboflavin kinase/FAD synthetase, whose amino-acid sequence MPLLNQIKRIAIGSFDGIHLGHQALIDKVDALVIIERNSGYLTPGYKRSLFTSKVCCFYHFDKIKSLTPEAFVQTLEADFPALETIVVGYDFHFGKNKAGNAQMMKTLTDKQISIVDQVTLGETPVHSRIIKTYLREGKIARANQLLGRTYHIEGRVVPGQGLGKKELVPTINLDVKEYQLPLEGVYATRTCIEGQWLDSVSFLGHRVTTDDSYAVETHILEQEIGEVSGEIALEFVDFLRINQKFKSLDALRAQILDDIEVTKKRLSSSKV is encoded by the coding sequence TTGCCGTTGCTTAATCAGATCAAGCGTATCGCTATAGGTTCATTTGACGGTATACATCTTGGACATCAGGCGCTCATAGATAAGGTGGATGCATTGGTGATCATAGAGAGAAACAGCGGTTACCTGACACCAGGATATAAACGTTCGCTCTTTACTTCCAAAGTATGCTGTTTTTACCATTTTGATAAGATAAAATCATTGACACCTGAAGCATTTGTTCAGACTCTGGAAGCTGATTTCCCTGCACTGGAAACGATCGTAGTGGGGTATGATTTTCATTTTGGTAAAAATAAAGCAGGGAATGCGCAGATGATGAAAACACTGACGGATAAACAGATATCCATCGTGGATCAGGTCACGCTTGGTGAGACACCTGTCCACTCCCGTATCATCAAAACGTATCTGCGTGAGGGGAAGATCGCACGGGCCAATCAATTGCTGGGCAGAACCTATCATATAGAAGGCAGGGTGGTTCCGGGACAGGGATTGGGTAAAAAAGAGTTGGTCCCTACGATCAATTTAGATGTCAAAGAGTACCAGCTCCCATTGGAAGGTGTCTATGCAACACGCACATGTATTGAGGGACAATGGTTAGACTCTGTCAGCTTTTTAGGCCATCGTGTGACCACGGATGACTCCTATGCAGTAGAGACACATATCTTAGAACAAGAGATCGGCGAAGTCAGTGGAGAGATCGCGTTGGAATTTGTGGACTTTCTCCGTATCAATCAAAAGTTTAAAAGTTTGGATGCCTTGAGAGCACAAATTCTTGATGATATAGAGGTCACAAAAAAGAGATTATCCTCCAGTAAGGTCTAG